The genomic DNA TCTTCAGAGAATCTATTCCTGACAATCCTCATCGTGGAAACAAGTGCGGTCCTGCTGCTGATCTGGAGTTGTAGAAGTGATTCAAACGACCAGACACAAGGCTTCAGATCCACCCTTTTCCGGAAGCTTCGCCCAGTGCTCCCGAACGGTTCCTTACCTGCGATAGCAGGTGTACTGACTCTTTCTGGGTTCCCATTGTTTCCGGGTTCGTGGTGGAGATTCAAGCTTCTGACAGCTCTCATCTTACCGTACGAGCAATCGATGATTACACAGTTGTCTGAACCGCACCTTGGATTCGTCGCTCTTGCATTGGGTTATGCGGCCTGCTCGCTCATCGTGGCGATCGGACAGTTACGAATCCTTCCCACCTTGCTCGAAAGGGAGGAGATTCCCAGCCTCGAACCTTCTTTGAACAGATCACACGGATGACTATTGAATCCGAGTCAATGACAACCGAGCATGCGGAGTGAGTCAGATACACCGGTGAAATTGGTTTCGGCCTACTGCCAGTGGATAAACGCAAAGTACCCGCCGGTAAATTGCCGACGGGTACATAAGACGTTTACCCGGTAGGTCACCAGTGACTGAATAGGTTACTGAAGACCTGAATGAAACATGTTCTTAATCCCTCAACACTTTCACAGCATTCAGAACGGGTTGACCGGATTTTGGAACCAGTGAGATGGTGAGTGCATCCTTCACTTCGACACCTTCAACAACTTTCTTCACTGCTGTAATTCCGTCTCGAGTCACTTGATCAGCTGAGACATCCTTCAGGACTGTTTTTCCATTGAACTGAACGTCAAATTTCGCTGCCTTCATCGCTTCGTCGGCGTTTGCGAAGTGAAGTTCCACAGAGAACTCAGCGGGCTTATCTTCTTTCCCCAACAAGGGCAAAGTGATTTCAGTCAGATTATTTGCCCAAGATGTGTACAACCAGGGTGTCTCGGCACCAATGACATCCACACTGTCCTCGTTCAACGCTTCGTAGCCTCCACCAGTTCCAAACTTTGGAGCCAGGTTCATTTTCACATCGAGTGATGTTTCCTGATAGGCTTTATAACGAGGATAAGAGAGCCAAACTGTCCCATGTGCATCTTTGCGATCTCCGGGAGCACCAAGGTTGAGAGCTAAGTGTTGAACCGGAGTTTGTGCTCCTACAGAGCTGTAAATTGCCCATGGTCGACGAGCTTCACGTGGTTCTAGCACAATCGTCGATGCAATGGAGAACAAACAAACACAACCGGCGCTAGCTTCGGGAATCATCACCAGACCATTCGCAGGAACGGCATTGATCCAACATCCCAAACGGTGACCGGCGAAGTGCCGCACACCGGCGTCCTGTTCGAGATCCATGAATCCCGTGTATCCAGAGCGGAACATCACCATTCCGGAATCGGCAGCTGTCAGCATTCCACAGTGATGACCAGTTCTCATCATTGACCACGGAACATCTTTTCCGGTGATCGGATGTTGGCGAGTCATTTGCTCGCCGGTTTGCAGATCATACATCCAGGGTTCAGCGAGAACTTTGTCACCGATGATGATTGGACGGTTTCTGTAATTCGCATCTTTTGACCAAAGTTTGTACCCGTTGACGGCGGACAAGGCGACGAGACGACGGCGTGAGAATTCACCAGCGACGAACTGCCTCCAGTAGTGACCGTTTGCATTTGCACCACCGAGAATGAGTGTCCCATCCTGATACATCAGCGTCAGCATTCCACCACCGATTCCGATTTCGCTGCAATCAGTGACATCGACAGGTTTCGCCCAAAGGATTTCTCCAGACTTCGAGTCAATGGCGACCGCTCGTCGTAAATCGGCCTTCTTCAAACGATCTTCCGCGATTTCTCGCTCTTCCCCTTCGAGGCTTTCCAAAGCGGATTTGTCTTGCCGCAGAATTTCAGCACGCTGTTCACTCGTGATTGTGCTGTCGATGAAGAAGACACGTTCCGGTGCTATTGCAATTGTCCGGTGAGAAATACTTTGACCTTTGTAGTCCCAAAGGTGCTTCCCGGTTTTCAAATCGATTGCAAATATGCCATCGGTGGCATCATTAACAATCCGTCCTCGACGTCGGTCCAATGCATTCTTCGTGCCGAGAATGGTCGCGGTTCCAAAGAGAATATCCCCTTCGACTGCAACATAGGCCCAGCTGTGATCTCCGTCTGCACGAGATTCCGGCAAGCTGTGAATACGAATCACTTTTCCAGTCGCAGCGTCGAGTTCGAAGCACTCTTTTCCGACGTAATGGAACAGACGATCCTCAGTCGCTGCCAGATTTCCGGGGCTGACGTTCTTGTAAACACCAAGACGAATCCCTTCGGGGTTATCGTACTTCCACAAAAACAATCCGTTGTAAGCATCGTAAGCACTGATGTTGGTTTCGCCCTGTACGAATAATCGGCCACCTGTCGCCAGCGGGCCAACAGCTCCGTCGTGACGGTTGACCATCCCGTCGATCCCAGGATCGCCGTACCAGAGGACTCCAAGACCGCCCTTCACTCGTAAGTCGTCACCGACCGCAGTGTTCGCAGCGTTTCCATATTGATGAGACCAACTTCCTGCACCGGGAAGCATCCCTCGCGAAAGTGTCGCCCAGCCGTCACTCGATTTTTGCTCAAGATCTGTCTCTTTGAATTCGCTTGAGACAGAAGCCTTGTCAATCAACGCAACCGCTTTTTCAACATTCTTCTGTTCTGGTTGACCAATACATAGGATTCCTCCAACAGGCTTGAGATGCCGGGCGATGAGAGAAAGGTCGATCGGAGTTTCCCCCGTTTTGACGAATCGATCGCTGACAATTAGATTTGCGAAGTAGTTCGAGTACGGGATGTCCGAAGCTTCGAGTTGGTGAACAGTCACGCGGCTTCCATAGTACCCAGCCTTTGACAGATTTTTGCGTGCGGTCGCCACTTTAGCGGGGTCGGATTCGACGACATAGATTTTCAATTGACTTTGACGGGCGATCTCATAGGCCAACTTGCCCTCTTCACCGTCGAGCACAAGACAGAACCCGCGCTGGACACCGGTTTTCTCAAGGATGTCTTTGGCGGCTTTTTGATACAGTTCTGACGATTCGAATTCAGCGAGGCCCGCCTGCTCAGGGATTGCTGGTGAAGCGTTTGGTGTGAAGCAGTAGACCTGACCGGTGTCGGTACTAACGACTAACTGACCATCAGAAACTGCCAGCCCGCGAGCTTTCCCTTCGACCTTCGCCTGCCAGACAACTTTACCATCTTCTGCAGAGTAAGCAGTGACCTGATTCTCTCCGCCGAGGAAGACAGCATTCTCGGTCGCCAGAAGAGTCGATTCGTCGGTTGTTTTCTTCTGCCAGAGAACACCGACGTCTGCAATGTCTTTCAGCTTCTGGTTAATCTCGGCGATCTGTTTGCGAATTGCGGGTTCTTTCTTTCCAGCTCCTCGCAATTTTCGAGAGAGGCTGTAAACGTCCATTTCATACTTATGACGAACACGACTGTTTTCGGCGTATTTGATTCGGTCAAGCTTAGCAACCACAGTCCCTGTAGCGACGTAAGCATCATCACCTTGGACAACCATTTGTCGACCAGCGAACCAGCCAAACCCGACGTTGCCTTTATCTTGAGACATTGCCAACAGGTGATGCGGTCCGCCCGAGTAGATTTGTCCATCGGACAACAAAGCTTTGGTTCCTCCCACAACACCACCTGCGGTCGAACGCCAGCTATGCTCGCGTTTGTGGACGAGTTCACCGGTTTTGCGGTCAAAGGCTGCCGGAAGTGATCGGCCCGATGGAACAATCAAAAGATCATCACTCGCTAAAAGATAACCTTGTGGCGAGAGATCGTTTCGTCCAGCGTCGGTGGAACTTAAGTTGTCTTGTCGCCAGATCACTGAGCCATCTTTTGCATCCACGGCATACAGATACACATTTTCATGAGGAAAAATTCCTGCTCCGAAGAAGGCGACGCCATCATCAACAAGGACACCAGTACGAACTGGCCATCGTGAAATCATTTCTCCGCGAGCAATCAACCAGTCTGCTTCCGGACCTGCGCGAAACTGCCATTGCAGCTTCCCATCTTTTTGATCGACACAGTAAACATGTCCATCATCCGAGCCGAAGTAAACTTTTCCGTCAACGACAGAAGGAGCAAGCCGAACTGGGCCGCCGGTGAAAAACGACCAGTCTTCGCGTCCGGTTTTCATGTCGAAGCAGTGAACCTGATCGTCGGCTGTTGAGCCGAAGAAGAGTTTTCCATCGACAATCACGGGATGAAAAACATCGTCGTACTTCACACGATGCCCTAGCACTTTGCCTTCATAGACTCGGCCTTCACCACCCTGAAAACTCAGTGTCGGCGGCGCAGGCGATTCGTATTTCCATGCGGCGTGAAGAGGAAAAGAAATCGTTTCAGTCGAACCACCAGAGCGAGAATAGTCTCCCCGGTATGTCGCCCAGTTTTCAGCGAAAGCAATTTCAGGAAGACTCAGTTGAGCGGCAACTCCCAGAACGAGCAGCCATCGAGCTGACCGACTGAGAGACAAAGAGCAGAACTTGCGGAAGAGCAACGTGGAGGGTGAATGCATTTCGACTCCGTTGGCTGGTGGTTGAAATCGTCTGGCGGGACCAGGGATTGTTGGACCGCAATACATCTCGAAAAAAATGGGAATCATCTTTTCACAAGGATGTTTTGCACGTCCATTTCTATTCATCTCGTAGAACATGGTTGTACGGCCCTGAAACCATCAATACACTCTACATACTTCCTCGCTGATCGCCTACCATCAGTGAGAGATCTAACTCCCCGATCTACTCCTGCCCTCCTTAGGAAATCAGCCATGCGATTTCGAACGACCCTCGTCGCACTGATCTTAATAGTCTCGGCATCGATTGCGGCGGCCTGCTCTGTTCCTGTTTTTCGATATGCTCTTGAGCACTGGCAACCGGACTCATACGTGGCCTACGTCTTCCATAAGGGTGATCTTTCTAATGACCAACAGGCTGCAATCGAGTCACT from Thalassoglobus polymorphus includes the following:
- a CDS encoding outer membrane protein assembly factor BamB family protein — its product is MHSPSTLLFRKFCSLSLSRSARWLLVLGVAAQLSLPEIAFAENWATYRGDYSRSGGSTETISFPLHAAWKYESPAPPTLSFQGGEGRVYEGKVLGHRVKYDDVFHPVIVDGKLFFGSTADDQVHCFDMKTGREDWSFFTGGPVRLAPSVVDGKVYFGSDDGHVYCVDQKDGKLQWQFRAGPEADWLIARGEMISRWPVRTGVLVDDGVAFFGAGIFPHENVYLYAVDAKDGSVIWRQDNLSSTDAGRNDLSPQGYLLASDDLLIVPSGRSLPAAFDRKTGELVHKREHSWRSTAGGVVGGTKALLSDGQIYSGGPHHLLAMSQDKGNVGFGWFAGRQMVVQGDDAYVATGTVVAKLDRIKYAENSRVRHKYEMDVYSLSRKLRGAGKKEPAIRKQIAEINQKLKDIADVGVLWQKKTTDESTLLATENAVFLGGENQVTAYSAEDGKVVWQAKVEGKARGLAVSDGQLVVSTDTGQVYCFTPNASPAIPEQAGLAEFESSELYQKAAKDILEKTGVQRGFCLVLDGEEGKLAYEIARQSQLKIYVVESDPAKVATARKNLSKAGYYGSRVTVHQLEASDIPYSNYFANLIVSDRFVKTGETPIDLSLIARHLKPVGGILCIGQPEQKNVEKAVALIDKASVSSEFKETDLEQKSSDGWATLSRGMLPGAGSWSHQYGNAANTAVGDDLRVKGGLGVLWYGDPGIDGMVNRHDGAVGPLATGGRLFVQGETNISAYDAYNGLFLWKYDNPEGIRLGVYKNVSPGNLAATEDRLFHYVGKECFELDAATGKVIRIHSLPESRADGDHSWAYVAVEGDILFGTATILGTKNALDRRRGRIVNDATDGIFAIDLKTGKHLWDYKGQSISHRTIAIAPERVFFIDSTITSEQRAEILRQDKSALESLEGEEREIAEDRLKKADLRRAVAIDSKSGEILWAKPVDVTDCSEIGIGGGMLTLMYQDGTLILGGANANGHYWRQFVAGEFSRRRLVALSAVNGYKLWSKDANYRNRPIIIGDKVLAEPWMYDLQTGEQMTRQHPITGKDVPWSMMRTGHHCGMLTAADSGMVMFRSGYTGFMDLEQDAGVRHFAGHRLGCWINAVPANGLVMIPEASAGCVCLFSIASTIVLEPREARRPWAIYSSVGAQTPVQHLALNLGAPGDRKDAHGTVWLSYPRYKAYQETSLDVKMNLAPKFGTGGGYEALNEDSVDVIGAETPWLYTSWANNLTEITLPLLGKEDKPAEFSVELHFANADEAMKAAKFDVQFNGKTVLKDVSADQVTRDGITAVKKVVEGVEVKDALTISLVPKSGQPVLNAVKVLRD